Within Methyloversatilis discipulorum, the genomic segment GCACAACGACATCCGTGCCGCCATGGTGCTGGCACTGGAAGCCGTCGGCATCCCGGTCGAAGTGCATCACCACGAAGTGGCGACCGCCGGCCAGAACGAGATCGGCACCAAGTTCAACACCCTGGTTCGCCGCGCCGACTGGACGCAGACGCTGAAGTACATCGTGCACAACGTCGCCCACAGCTACGGCAAGACCGCGACCTTCATGCCCAAGCCCATCGTCGGTGACAACGGCTCCGGCATGCACGTTCACCAGTCGATCTGGAAGGACGGCAAGAACCTGTTCGCGGGCAACGGCTACGCCGGTCTGTCCGAGTTCGCGCTGTACTACATCGGCGGCATCATCAAGCACGCCAAGGCGCTGAACGCGATCACCAACCCGGGCACCAACTCGTACAAGCGTCTGGTTCCGCACTACGAAGCACCGGTCAAGCTGGCCTACTCGGCGCGCAACCGTTCGGCTTCGATCCGCATCCCGCACGTCGCTTCGGACAAGGCCCGTCGCATCGAAACCCGCTTCCCGGATCCGCTGGCCAACCCCTACCTGTGCTTCGCCGCACTGATGATGGCGGGTCTGGACGGCGTGCAGAACAAGATCCACCCGGGCGACCCGGCCGACAAGAACCTGTACGACCTGCCGCCGGAAGAAGACAAGCTCATCCCGACCGTCTGCGCCAGCCTGGACGAAGCACTTGCCGCGCTGGAAGCCGACCATGCCTTCCTGACCAAGGGTGGCGTGTTCTCGGAAGACTTCATCGCTGCCTACATCGAACTGAAGATGGGCGAAGTCAACCGCACCCGCATGACGACCCACCCGGTCGAGTTCGAGATGTACTACAGCCTCTGATCCGGTTTTCCGGAACGCGTGTCGGCGCCAGCCGCACGCGTGGCGTTGAAGGTCGGGACGGCATGTGCGTTCCGGCCCGAGAAAAAGGACGGCAACTTGCCGTCCTTTTTCATTGTCACTGCGCGGGCGGGCGTCCTACACTCGCCCGGCAATGACCCGATCCGTTCTGGTGACCCACATGTTCCGAGGTTTCAACCGCATCCTGATTGCCACCGCGGCCGCGCTTGCAGCGTTGCCGGCATCGGCTGACGTCTACAAGTGCGTCGATGCCGATGGTCACGTCACCTATACCAACGACAAGTCGCGTGCGCGCGGCTGCAAGCTGCTGTCCAGCGAAATGCCGGTCAGCTCGGTGCCCGGGCCGGCGGCGACTATGCCCAAGCCGGCCGCGCCGTCGGGCGGATTTCCGAGCGTCAGCGGCGACCAGCAGAAGGCGCGCGACGGCGAACGCCGGCGCATACTCGAAGCCGAGCTCGACACCGAAACGAAGAATCTCGAAGCGGCGCGCAAGGCGCTCACCGAGGGCGAAGCGGTGCGGCTGGGCGATGAGCGCAACTACCAGAAGTATCTCGATCGCATCCAGGGGCTCAAGGACAATGTCGCTCTGCACGAACGCAACGTCGACGCGCTGCGCAAGGAGATTTCCAAACTGCCCTGAGCGTCCTGCGCGCTCCGGCGCATCGGCCCTGGCGCGCTTCTTGCGTGAGCTGGCGCCATGAGCCTGCCTTCGCCCCGTACCCCCACCCGCGTCTGGCCCGACCGCTTCAACGGGCTCGAACTTCTCGCCAGTGCGGTCGCGCTGCTCGACGCGGAACGCAACATCGTCTATCTGAATCCGGCCGCGGAAAACCTGTTCGCGGTCAGTTCGTCAAAGCTGGTCGGCAAGCACTGCGAACGCCTGATCGGCCCCGATCACGGTCTGGACACCGCACTGGACAATGCGCTGGCCAAGGACTGGAGCTATACCGGCCACAACCTCACGGTTCAGCGTCTGCTCGGCGGTCCGCTGCAGCTTGACTGCACGGTGTCGCCGGTGCATGCCGATGCCGCTCGCATCCTGCTCGAGTTCCGTCCCATCGATCAGCAACTGCGCGTTGCGCGCGAGGAACAGCTGCTGCAGCAGCAACAGGCCAACCGCGAACTGATCCGCAACCTCGCGCATGAAATCAAGAACCCGCTGGGCGGCATCCGCGGTGCCGCACAGCTGCTTGAGGGTGAACTGGAACGGCCCGACCAGCGCGAATACACGCAGGTCATCATCAAGGAATCGGACCGCCTGCAGGATCTGATGAACCGGCTGCTGCACTCGCACCGCGCGATGCAGGTCAGTTCGGTCAGCGTGCACGAGGTGCTGGAGCGCGTGCGCCTGTTGATCGGCGCCGAATTCCCGAAGGTGGCGGTGCAGCGCGACTATGACACCAGCCTGCCCGATCTGGTGGCCGACCGCGAACAGCTGATCCAGGTGGTGCTCAACATC encodes:
- a CDS encoding DUF4124 domain-containing protein produces the protein MFRGFNRILIATAAALAALPASADVYKCVDADGHVTYTNDKSRARGCKLLSSEMPVSSVPGPAATMPKPAAPSGGFPSVSGDQQKARDGERRRILEAELDTETKNLEAARKALTEGEAVRLGDERNYQKYLDRIQGLKDNVALHERNVDALRKEISKLP
- the glnL gene encoding nitrogen regulation protein NR(II), which translates into the protein MSLPSPRTPTRVWPDRFNGLELLASAVALLDAERNIVYLNPAAENLFAVSSSKLVGKHCERLIGPDHGLDTALDNALAKDWSYTGHNLTVQRLLGGPLQLDCTVSPVHADAARILLEFRPIDQQLRVAREEQLLQQQQANRELIRNLAHEIKNPLGGIRGAAQLLEGELERPDQREYTQVIIKESDRLQDLMNRLLHSHRAMQVSSVSVHEVLERVRLLIGAEFPKVAVQRDYDTSLPDLVADREQLIQVVLNIARNAAQAMHGDGVIRLRTRAYRQATLVKRRHKLALELQVIDNGPGIPEELLDRIFYPLVSGRDGGTGLGLTLAQSFVHQHHGTIEVQSRPGHTVFTILLPFKQGTTEKP
- the glnA gene encoding type I glutamate--ammonia ligase; protein product: MTTAKQVLDIIKEKEVKFVDFRFTDTRGKEQHVGVPISAFGEDKFTEGHAFDGSSIAGWKGIQASDMLLMPDPETAFIDPFFDETTLVISCDVVEPSDGKGYDRDPRSIAKRAEAYLKSSGLGDTAYFGPEPEFFIFDSVEWNIDMSGCRVQIFSEEAAWSSGEKFESGNTGHRPAVKGGYFPVPPVDSHNDIRAAMVLALEAVGIPVEVHHHEVATAGQNEIGTKFNTLVRRADWTQTLKYIVHNVAHSYGKTATFMPKPIVGDNGSGMHVHQSIWKDGKNLFAGNGYAGLSEFALYYIGGIIKHAKALNAITNPGTNSYKRLVPHYEAPVKLAYSARNRSASIRIPHVASDKARRIETRFPDPLANPYLCFAALMMAGLDGVQNKIHPGDPADKNLYDLPPEEDKLIPTVCASLDEALAALEADHAFLTKGGVFSEDFIAAYIELKMGEVNRTRMTTHPVEFEMYYSL